In Argopecten irradians isolate NY chromosome 11, Ai_NY, whole genome shotgun sequence, one DNA window encodes the following:
- the LOC138335097 gene encoding uncharacterized protein has translation MWPKAEMHSIEGVFICILLGLAIGADAIGCFQCTSVNKGNSACEDSFNNTDDKYYISDCWASRSGRHGLFPATECIKMIASDESTGFSLVVRDCVVDNGGTNSETEIGRQSHCGWMREIQYDEKRMKGCILTCNSDGCNGASGLSTLHVQTLFMLVLVTMLVRWNLFGVR, from the exons ATGTGGCCTAAAGCAGAAATGCACTCAATAGAAGGAGTGTTCATCTGCATACTGTTGGGTCTAGCTATTGGAG CTGACGCCATTGGGTGTTTTCAGTGTACGTCCGTCAACAAGGGAAACTCCGCGTGCGAGGATTCCTTTAACAACACCGATGATAAATACTACATCTCTGACTGTTGGGCCAGTCGGAGTGGTCGCCATGGACTCTTCCCTGCCACGGAGTGTATCAAAATGATCGCCAGTGATG AGTCCACGGGATTCTCGCTAGTGGTTCGAGATTGTGTGGTAGACAATGGAGGCACGAACTCAGAGACCGAGATTGGACGACAGAGTCACTGCGGATGGATGCGGGAGATACAATATGATGAAAAGAGAATGAAAGGATGCATCCTCACGTGTAACTCAGATGGATGCAACGGCGCATCCGGACTGAGTACACTGCACGTGCAAACACTTTTCATGTTGGTGCTTGTAACTATGTTGGTGAGATGGAATCTTTTCGGCGTCAGATGA